In Acaryochloris marina S15, a single genomic region encodes these proteins:
- a CDS encoding AAA-like domain-containing protein translates to MRKILFLAANPKNTNQLRLDKEVREIQEGLQRSRSRDQFEIVSRWAVRPGDLRRALLDHEPQIVHFSGHGAGAEGLALENNAGQVKLVSGKALAGLFKLVQENVDCVLLNACYSAVQAEAIHKHIDYVIGMSDAIGDRAAIEFAVGFYDGLGADRSYEDAFGFGLSAIALEGIDETATPKLKKPNLNPAMDSSQQPETSPSKEPDSQKKMNGKPLSKGETTRIFISYKRDAVPDEQLALAIYQHLSQSYEVFIDQSMAVGTKWAEKIEQELRRSDFLITLLSAQSVGSEMVQGEVETANRLGSEWGKPAILPVRVNYREPFTYPLSAYLNPINWAFWEQPEHTPQLLAELERAMAGESLSINSDRAKQNLVQRPPATETGTGIPQPLPSAQPLSLEMPEGSMAPESTFYVERQGDKIALGAIQRQGVTITIKGPRQMGKSSLLLKTVDQAIRAEKRVAYIDFQLFDDAALGDADRFYQQFCLTITEQLELPNRIDDFWLDELGNNQRCTRYMQTYVLRELKHPFVLAMDEVDRIFDRKFRSDFFAMLRNWHNNRGLPLPAMKVWKQFDLVLVTATEPYHLIADLHQSPFNVGEVISLKDFTAAQVADLNQRHGSPLSPGQENQLFALLNGHPYLVRKALYLAASGQKSMDEVLAKADRDDGPFGDHLRYHLFRIYDRPELVQGMLGAVQRNRCEDERIVRLLCAAGLIRQEGKAELPRCQLYGDYFKAHLE, encoded by the coding sequence GTGCGAAAAATCCTTTTCCTGGCAGCCAATCCAAAAAATACCAATCAGCTTCGGTTGGATAAAGAAGTACGGGAAATTCAGGAAGGATTGCAGCGCTCCCGTAGCCGAGACCAGTTCGAGATTGTGTCTCGGTGGGCCGTTCGCCCCGGAGATTTGCGACGGGCGTTATTGGACCATGAACCCCAGATTGTTCATTTTAGTGGTCATGGAGCTGGGGCTGAAGGATTAGCCCTGGAGAACAATGCCGGACAGGTGAAGCTGGTCAGCGGAAAGGCATTGGCTGGCCTTTTCAAGCTGGTGCAAGAGAATGTGGACTGTGTTTTGCTGAATGCCTGCTACTCAGCAGTTCAGGCCGAAGCAATCCACAAACATATTGACTATGTGATTGGCATGAGTGATGCCATTGGGGACCGAGCAGCCATTGAGTTCGCGGTGGGATTTTACGATGGATTGGGAGCGGACCGCTCCTATGAAGATGCCTTTGGATTTGGGTTATCGGCGATTGCCCTGGAAGGGATTGATGAGACGGCAACGCCGAAGTTGAAGAAACCGAACCTCAATCCTGCTATGGACTCTAGTCAGCAACCTGAAACAAGCCCCTCTAAGGAGCCTGACTCTCAGAAAAAGATGAATGGTAAACCGTTGTCCAAGGGTGAAACAACCCGGATCTTTATTAGCTATAAACGGGATGCTGTGCCAGATGAGCAGTTGGCTTTGGCCATTTATCAGCACTTGAGCCAAAGCTATGAGGTGTTTATCGATCAGAGCATGGCAGTGGGCACGAAATGGGCAGAGAAGATTGAGCAGGAACTTCGACGATCTGATTTTTTGATTACGTTGTTGTCAGCTCAGTCCGTGGGAAGTGAGATGGTCCAGGGGGAAGTAGAAACCGCTAATCGACTGGGGAGTGAATGGGGTAAGCCTGCCATTCTGCCTGTCCGGGTGAATTATCGGGAACCGTTTACTTATCCTCTGAGTGCCTATCTGAACCCCATTAACTGGGCGTTTTGGGAACAGCCAGAACATACCCCCCAATTATTGGCAGAACTAGAGCGGGCCATGGCGGGTGAATCTTTATCGATTAATTCGGATAGAGCCAAGCAAAATCTGGTGCAACGGCCTCCAGCAACCGAGACTGGGACCGGGATTCCGCAGCCACTTCCTTCGGCCCAGCCTCTGTCGTTGGAGATGCCAGAAGGGTCAATGGCCCCAGAGTCAACGTTTTATGTGGAGCGCCAAGGCGACAAGATTGCGTTAGGGGCGATACAACGGCAGGGAGTGACCATTACGATTAAGGGGCCGCGCCAGATGGGGAAGAGTTCCCTGCTGCTGAAGACCGTGGATCAGGCGATTCGGGCAGAGAAGCGGGTGGCCTATATCGATTTCCAGTTGTTTGATGATGCGGCTTTAGGGGATGCGGATCGGTTTTATCAGCAGTTTTGCCTGACGATCACGGAGCAGTTGGAACTGCCGAACCGGATAGATGATTTCTGGCTAGATGAGCTGGGAAATAACCAGCGCTGTACCCGCTATATGCAGACCTATGTACTGAGGGAACTAAAGCACCCGTTTGTACTGGCGATGGATGAGGTGGATCGAATCTTTGACCGTAAATTTCGGTCAGATTTCTTTGCTATGTTGCGGAATTGGCATAACAATCGGGGCTTACCTTTGCCAGCCATGAAGGTGTGGAAACAGTTTGATCTAGTGTTGGTGACGGCGACGGAACCCTATCATCTGATCGCGGATTTGCACCAGTCGCCGTTTAACGTGGGGGAAGTGATTTCCCTGAAGGATTTTACGGCGGCGCAGGTGGCGGATTTGAATCAACGCCATGGTTCCCCCTTGAGTCCTGGGCAGGAAAACCAGTTATTTGCCCTGCTGAATGGCCATCCCTACCTCGTTCGCAAAGCGCTTTATTTGGCGGCGAGTGGTCAGAAGTCGATGGATGAAGTATTGGCGAAAGCGGATCGGGATGATGGCCCCTTTGGTGATCATCTGCGCTATCACTTGTTTCGAATTTATGATCGGCCCGAATTGGTGCAGGGGATGTTGGGGGCGGTTCAGCGGAATCGATGTGAGGATGAGCGGATTGTGCGGTTGCTCTGTGCGGCTGGCCTGATTCGCCAAGAGGGGAAAGCAGAGCTGCCCCGTTGTCAGCTTTATGGGGACTACTTTAAGGCACATCTTGAATAG
- a CDS encoding AAA-like domain-containing protein, whose product MGTEIYTVGGTVQANVQGLYIPRQADQDLLQLCRDSTFAYVLTPRQMGKSSLMIRTAETLYEEDIAAVIIDLTKMGTQLTADQWYLGVLTEIADQLMLSVNVYQWWQERQHLGGTQRLSHFFEQVVISESTDRVVIFIDEIDTTLTLGFADDFYAAIRGLYVARAKQPELHRLSFVLIGVATPSDLIKDAKRTPFNVGERVELTDFTQAEAVPMAVGLGVDSQQAEQVLGWVLKWTGGHPYLTQRLCKALVDEGKQNWQEPDVDRMVHRTFLGEESEKDNNLQFVRDMLTKRAPRGEEEAVLKTYRQVRRQKFVQDEEQSLVKSHLKLAGVVRKEGQALKNRNLLYQTVFDGKWIRQQLPESLWQRLKPAMPIIATLSVFSMAVTGLAVYAVNQSGKASQAEKIAENNAKDEAEAKKQTQIALRQSRRNENAAEAAAREAQRQKKLAQKSASLARRRLQEVNQARKAEVGERQKAQAAQTLAERRQTEAETQKSIAIKQQTLAEQRREDAEKATSREKEQTVIAQQATQLAEKQASMAGLKEQTASALYWLAAASPTFGFALAIDTMDQSKTNPEVGVVAQAALLKSIQRIQEVNLLQGHQSSVYSVAFSPDGKRLVSGSLDNTLRLWDAETGQSLGEPLQGHQSSVYSVAFSPDGKRLVSGSLDNTLRLWDAETGQSLGEPLQGHQSYVYSVAFSPDGKRLVSGSGDKTLRLWDAETGQPLGEPLQGHQDYVYSVAFSPDGKRLVSGSLDKTLRLWDAETGQPLGEPLQGHQSYVDSVAFSPDGKRLVSGSGDKTLRLWDAETGQPVGEPLQGHQSDVDSVAFSPDGKRLVSGSGDKTLRLWDAETGQPVGEPLQGHQSDVDSVAFSPDGKRLVSGSLDKTLRLWDAETGQPLGELLQGHQSSVSSVAFSPDGKRLVSGSLDKTLRLWDAETGQPVGEPLQGHQSYVYSVAFSPDGKRLVSGSWDKTLRLWDAETGQSLGEPLQGHQSYVYSVAFSPDGKRLVSGSGDKTLRLWDAETGQPVGEPLQGHQSYVYSVAFSPDGKRLVSGSGDKTLRLWDAETGQPVGEPLQGHQSYVYSVAFSPDGKRLVSGSSDKTVRLWDAETGQPVGEPLQGHQSSVSSVAFSPDGKRLVSGSSDKTVRLWDAETGQPVGEPLQGHQSYVYSVAFSPDGKRLVSGSGDKTVRLWGIGPQSLTQLACQKFRYHPLLHRPKEVTSDPSIIESAKRSRQVCQRYSLSWKAPQAIQFNQWLQSSIQWMLGHMGNRPG is encoded by the coding sequence ATGGGGACAGAGATTTACACCGTTGGCGGTACCGTGCAGGCTAATGTCCAGGGTCTGTATATTCCCCGACAGGCGGACCAAGACCTGTTGCAACTTTGTCGGGACTCTACTTTTGCCTATGTGTTAACCCCTCGGCAGATGGGGAAGTCTAGCTTGATGATACGGACAGCAGAAACGCTCTATGAGGAAGATATTGCTGCCGTTATTATTGACCTGACTAAAATGGGCACTCAGTTAACGGCAGACCAATGGTACTTGGGGGTGTTAACCGAGATTGCTGATCAATTGATGCTGTCGGTCAATGTCTATCAGTGGTGGCAAGAGCGTCAGCATTTAGGAGGAACACAACGGCTCAGTCATTTTTTTGAGCAAGTCGTGATCTCAGAATCGACTGATCGAGTCGTGATCTTTATTGATGAAATTGATACCACCCTCACGTTGGGATTTGCCGATGACTTTTATGCGGCGATTCGAGGATTGTATGTAGCCAGGGCTAAACAGCCAGAGTTACATCGGTTGTCCTTTGTGTTGATTGGGGTGGCAACCCCCAGTGATTTGATTAAAGACGCCAAGCGGACGCCTTTTAACGTGGGGGAACGGGTGGAACTAACGGATTTCACCCAGGCTGAAGCGGTACCGATGGCAGTAGGTTTGGGGGTAGACAGTCAGCAGGCAGAGCAAGTCTTGGGATGGGTGCTGAAGTGGACAGGGGGACATCCCTATCTGACCCAACGACTCTGCAAGGCGCTGGTGGATGAAGGAAAGCAAAACTGGCAAGAACCAGATGTGGATCGGATGGTTCACCGCACGTTTTTGGGAGAAGAAAGCGAGAAAGACAACAACTTGCAGTTTGTGCGGGATATGTTGACAAAGCGTGCTCCCAGGGGCGAGGAAGAGGCGGTCTTAAAAACTTATCGGCAGGTACGACGACAAAAGTTTGTCCAGGATGAAGAGCAGTCCCTAGTGAAATCCCACCTGAAGTTAGCGGGGGTGGTGAGGAAGGAAGGGCAGGCCCTGAAAAACCGAAATCTGCTGTATCAGACGGTTTTTGATGGGAAATGGATACGGCAACAGCTACCAGAGAGTCTTTGGCAACGGCTAAAGCCTGCGATGCCCATTATTGCCACCCTATCGGTCTTTTCAATGGCGGTCACGGGTTTGGCGGTATATGCAGTCAACCAGAGTGGTAAAGCTTCCCAGGCAGAGAAGATTGCGGAGAACAATGCTAAAGACGAGGCAGAGGCAAAGAAACAGACTCAGATTGCTCTACGACAATCCCGCCGGAATGAAAACGCCGCAGAAGCTGCCGCGCGGGAAGCACAACGGCAAAAGAAACTAGCCCAAAAATCAGCATCCCTAGCTAGACGCCGATTGCAGGAGGTCAATCAAGCCCGTAAGGCAGAAGTCGGGGAAAGGCAGAAAGCGCAAGCGGCCCAAACCCTGGCAGAACGCCGACAAACTGAAGCAGAAACCCAAAAAAGTATTGCGATTAAACAGCAGACATTAGCTGAACAGCGGAGGGAAGATGCTGAAAAAGCAACGTCCAGGGAAAAAGAACAAACCGTCATTGCCCAACAGGCCACACAACTGGCGGAAAAACAGGCCTCAATGGCTGGCTTAAAAGAGCAGACCGCTTCCGCGTTGTATTGGCTGGCGGCGGCCAGCCCGACCTTTGGCTTTGCCCTGGCCATTGACACCATGGACCAGAGCAAAACTAATCCTGAAGTTGGAGTGGTTGCCCAAGCCGCGCTACTGAAGTCGATTCAACGGATACAGGAAGTGAATCTTCTCCAAGGCCACCAGTCTTCTGTCTATTCGGTGGCCTTTAGCCCCGATGGCAAGCGGCTCGTCAGTGGGAGTTTGGACAATACCCTTCGCCTTTGGGATGCCGAGACCGGGCAATCCCTGGGGGAGCCGCTCCAAGGCCACCAGTCTTCTGTCTATTCGGTGGCCTTTAGCCCTGATGGCAAGCGGCTCGTCAGTGGGAGTTTGGACAATACCCTTCGCCTTTGGGATGCCGAGACCGGGCAATCCCTGGGGGAGCCGCTCCAAGGCCACCAGTCTTATGTCTATTCGGTGGCCTTTAGCCCCGATGGCAAGCGGCTCGTCAGTGGGAGTGGGGACAAGACCCTTCGCCTTTGGGATGCCGAGACCGGGCAACCCCTGGGGGAGCCGCTCCAAGGCCACCAGGATTATGTCTATTCGGTGGCCTTTAGCCCCGATGGCAAGCGGCTCGTCAGTGGGAGTTTGGACAAGACCCTTCGCCTTTGGGATGCCGAGACCGGGCAACCCCTGGGGGAGCCGCTGCAAGGCCACCAGTCTTATGTCGATTCGGTGGCCTTTAGCCCCGATGGCAAGCGGCTCGTCAGTGGGAGTGGGGACAAGACCCTTCGCCTTTGGGATGCCGAGACCGGGCAACCGGTGGGGGAGCCGCTGCAAGGCCACCAGTCTGATGTCGATTCGGTGGCCTTTAGCCCCGATGGCAAGCGGCTCGTCAGTGGGAGTGGGGACAAGACCCTTCGCCTTTGGGATGCCGAGACCGGGCAACCGGTGGGGGAGCCGCTGCAAGGCCACCAGTCTGATGTCGATTCGGTGGCCTTTAGCCCCGATGGCAAGCGGCTCGTCAGTGGGAGTTTGGACAAGACCCTTCGCCTTTGGGATGCCGAGACCGGGCAACCCCTGGGGGAGCTGCTCCAAGGCCACCAGTCTTCTGTCTCTTCGGTGGCCTTTAGCCCCGATGGCAAGCGGCTCGTCAGTGGGAGTTTGGACAAGACCCTTCGCCTTTGGGATGCCGAGACCGGGCAACCGGTGGGGGAGCCGCTCCAAGGCCACCAGTCTTATGTCTATTCGGTGGCCTTTAGCCCCGATGGCAAGCGGCTCGTCAGTGGGAGTTGGGACAAGACCCTTCGCCTTTGGGATGCCGAGACCGGGCAATCCCTGGGGGAGCCGCTCCAAGGCCACCAGTCTTATGTCTATTCGGTGGCCTTTAGCCCCGATGGCAAGCGGCTCGTCAGTGGGAGTGGGGACAAGACCCTTCGCCTTTGGGATGCCGAGACGGGGCAACCGGTGGGGGAGCCGCTCCAAGGCCACCAGTCTTATGTCTATTCGGTGGCCTTTAGCCCCGATGGCAAGCGGCTCGTCAGTGGGAGTGGGGACAAGACCCTTCGCCTTTGGGATGCCGAGACGGGGCAACCGGTGGGGGAGCCGCTCCAAGGCCACCAGTCTTATGTCTATTCGGTGGCCTTTAGCCCCGATGGCAAGCGGCTCGTCAGTGGGAGTAGTGACAAGACCGTTCGCCTTTGGGATGCCGAGACCGGGCAACCGGTGGGGGAGCCGCTGCAAGGCCACCAGTCTTCTGTCTCTTCGGTGGCCTTTAGCCCCGATGGCAAGCGGCTCGTCAGTGGGAGTAGTGACAAGACCGTTCGCCTTTGGGATGCCGAGACGGGGCAACCGGTGGGGGAGCCGCTCCAAGGCCACCAGTCTTATGTCTATTCGGTGGCCTTTAGCCCCGATGGCAAGCGGCTCGTCAGTGGGAGTGGGGACAAGACCGTTCGCCTTTGGGGAATTGGTCCCCAATCCCTGACCCAACTCGCGTGTCAGAAATTCCGGTATCATCCCTTGCTCCATCGGCCTAAGGAGGTCACGTCTGACCCATCTATTATTGAATCGGCTAAACGGTCTCGCCAGGTTTGTCAGCGATATTCTCTATCCTGGAAAGCACCACAGGCTATTCAATTCAATCAATGGTTACAGAGCAGCATTCAGTGGATGTTAGGACATATGGGCAATAGACCGGGCTAG
- a CDS encoding methylated-DNA--[protein]-cysteine S-methyltransferase: MSPPETIASDVETYDRISDAIAFIRQHHLEQPNLSTIAQHVNLSDYHFQRLFTQWAGISPKRFLQYLTLDYAKSKIEQSQNLLTLTAESGLSSPGRLHDLFVTLEAMSPGEYRAGGAGLQIRYGIHKTPFGYCLIALTPRGICNIQFLQHADKQTALQLLQTDWPQAQITREQTATANVCAQIFHASQPSPLTLHLKGTNFQIQVWQALLRIPLGDLTTYQTLATAIGKPTAARAIGNAVGRNPIAYLIPCHRVIRGTGEMGGYRWGCDRKAALLGWEASQIEGQN; encoded by the coding sequence ATGTCTCCTCCAGAAACAATTGCCAGCGATGTTGAAACCTACGATCGCATCTCCGATGCCATTGCCTTTATCCGCCAACATCACCTAGAGCAGCCCAACCTCTCCACCATCGCCCAGCACGTCAACCTCAGCGACTATCACTTCCAGCGACTCTTCACCCAATGGGCAGGCATCAGCCCCAAACGCTTTCTCCAATACCTGACCCTAGACTATGCAAAATCGAAGATCGAGCAGTCCCAGAACCTGCTAACCCTAACCGCCGAATCAGGACTCTCCAGCCCAGGACGACTCCACGACTTATTTGTCACCCTAGAAGCCATGTCCCCCGGCGAATACCGAGCCGGTGGCGCTGGACTACAGATCCGCTACGGCATCCATAAAACCCCCTTTGGATATTGCCTAATCGCCCTCACCCCCCGTGGCATCTGCAACATCCAGTTTCTGCAGCATGCCGATAAACAAACCGCCCTCCAGCTACTCCAGACAGACTGGCCCCAAGCCCAAATCACTCGTGAGCAAACCGCAACGGCTAACGTGTGCGCTCAAATCTTCCATGCCTCTCAACCCTCACCCTTAACCCTTCATCTCAAAGGCACTAACTTTCAAATTCAAGTCTGGCAAGCCCTCCTAAGAATTCCCCTAGGTGACCTGACCACCTATCAAACCTTAGCCACCGCCATTGGCAAACCCACCGCCGCCCGAGCCATTGGCAATGCCGTCGGTCGCAATCCCATCGCCTACCTGATTCCCTGCCATCGGGTCATTCGGGGAACGGGAGAAATGGGTGGCTATCGCTGGGGATGCGATCGAAAAGCAGCCCTGCTCGGCTGGGAAGCCAGTCAAATAGAAGGGCAAAACTGA
- a CDS encoding N-acetyltransferase → MIRPTQPEDTTAILAIAAAIGFQPDEIETLREMLADHFNGNSELWFTDDDQGPVGVAYCAPERMTTGTWNLLFIAIHPERQGQGRGTALIHHVEQTLIAQDVRLLLVETSGVPDFEPTRQFYRHCGYEEEARIREFYDAGDDKIVFRKALKTVD, encoded by the coding sequence ATGATTCGACCGACCCAACCTGAAGATACAACTGCTATTCTGGCCATTGCCGCAGCCATTGGGTTTCAGCCAGACGAAATAGAGACCCTAAGGGAAATGCTGGCGGACCACTTCAACGGCAATAGCGAACTGTGGTTTACCGACGATGATCAGGGTCCAGTAGGAGTGGCTTACTGCGCCCCCGAACGGATGACCACCGGAACCTGGAACCTGCTGTTTATAGCGATTCACCCGGAAAGACAGGGGCAAGGCCGAGGCACCGCCCTGATCCACCATGTCGAGCAGACTCTAATAGCCCAAGACGTGCGTTTGCTCCTAGTCGAAACATCTGGTGTGCCTGATTTTGAGCCCACTCGCCAGTTCTATCGCCACTGCGGTTACGAAGAAGAAGCCAGAATTCGTGAATTCTATGATGCCGGGGATGACAAAATCGTGTTTCGCAAGGCCCTTAAGACCGTAGACTAG
- a CDS encoding NADPH:quinone reductase, which produces MKAIWYEQPGEAAAVLQYGDIEQPQPGPGEVLVRVHASGVNPSDTKFRSGWMGLKQPYPRTIPHNDGAGIIEAVGEGVPSSRVGERVWIYEAQRGSAWGTAADSVVVPTHKAVPLPEWFDFAAGASLGVPAMTAHFSIFSDGPIAGKTILIHGGAGAVGLYAIQLAKWGGAQAIATVSNDEKAEIATQYSADHVLNYRQENIVTRVRELVGKRGCDRIVDVALAANMDINAKLVARNGVIAAYESGNAPQVTIPFYDLLYKNAALRTVLVYAMDEEAHAAAARDINRAIVDGALWAKIAAHYPLAETAQAHDALDSGQLIGKVVIDVA; this is translated from the coding sequence ATGAAGGCGATTTGGTACGAGCAACCGGGAGAGGCAGCCGCCGTTTTGCAATATGGCGACATTGAGCAGCCCCAACCTGGTCCTGGTGAAGTCCTTGTTCGAGTCCATGCCTCTGGGGTTAATCCTTCAGATACTAAATTTCGTAGCGGCTGGATGGGGCTGAAGCAACCCTATCCACGCACAATTCCCCATAATGACGGAGCAGGCATTATTGAGGCAGTGGGAGAGGGAGTTCCAAGCTCACGAGTCGGAGAACGGGTCTGGATATATGAAGCCCAAAGAGGTTCTGCCTGGGGAACCGCAGCGGACTCTGTAGTGGTGCCAACCCATAAAGCGGTGCCGCTACCGGAGTGGTTCGACTTTGCAGCAGGGGCCAGTTTGGGTGTACCAGCGATGACGGCTCACTTTTCGATCTTTAGTGACGGTCCCATTGCGGGCAAAACGATTCTGATTCATGGCGGTGCAGGGGCAGTGGGACTGTATGCCATTCAGCTGGCTAAATGGGGAGGTGCCCAAGCGATCGCTACGGTGAGCAATGATGAAAAGGCTGAGATCGCAACCCAATACAGTGCCGATCATGTACTCAACTATCGCCAGGAGAATATCGTCACGAGGGTGCGAGAATTAGTCGGCAAACGGGGGTGTGACCGGATTGTCGATGTGGCTCTGGCGGCCAATATGGATATCAACGCCAAGCTGGTGGCTCGCAATGGGGTGATTGCGGCTTACGAGTCGGGAAATGCTCCCCAGGTCACGATTCCCTTCTACGATTTGCTCTACAAGAATGCAGCCCTGCGAACGGTGTTGGTCTATGCCATGGATGAGGAAGCCCATGCCGCAGCGGCCAGAGATATTAATCGGGCTATTGTTGACGGTGCCCTTTGGGCTAAGATTGCAGCCCACTATCCCTTAGCTGAAACGGCTCAAGCCCATGATGCTCTGGATAGCGGCCAACTTATCGGCAAGGTTGTGATTGATGTGGCCTAA
- a CDS encoding PAS domain S-box protein has product MTSDSQTPPSSPPDPSQPGQDNPQTQPDPQQQILDALPVVVWQADSQGNLISLSARWQTLTGYSPQLSLGEAFWNKVAEQDDEDSRQQWQRSCQQQQPFTLHLNLVRRCGTVSRVLVMGEPLQDEQSPQIGWVGTMQSVEAVATVPPELDYGQQFLAAVLDNLSNGIVACDSQGVLTLTNRATQEIHQRPFRRMPAEQWADYYHLYRTDGITPLERDANPLYQALLGESVQNVEVVIKPEDGPPHTVLASGDPIVAQDGQTLGAVVVLQDITERKQAERELQESEERWQLALQGAGDGIFDWSLITNKAFLSLPWKQTLGYEEHEVENSFEGWRSLVHPDDLEHAAAALEAHFKQKEHLYRSEFRMRCKDGSYKWILSRAQTQRDKNGQPIRMLGLHQDITRQKQAEQKLAEINQALESRVNTQDSQLTAANHQNEALVVQEQTARQQVKDAQAETELYEKIIKSIQVGFLVWHSQNLTSIDAFELLVANPAAERLLEVELQDKIGDSMGSIFPDYVQNHPNDLLALLQVMRSQQPRTLGNASILLPTGATRVLCLRAFPLPDACVGIAFEPTADSWVEG; this is encoded by the coding sequence ATGACCTCCGATTCTCAAACCCCTCCCTCTTCGCCTCCAGACCCATCACAGCCAGGGCAGGATAACCCTCAAACTCAGCCCGACCCGCAACAACAAATCCTAGATGCATTGCCCGTTGTGGTGTGGCAAGCAGATAGCCAAGGAAACCTTATTTCCCTAAGTGCTCGGTGGCAGACTTTGACCGGATACTCTCCCCAACTGTCCCTGGGAGAAGCATTTTGGAACAAGGTTGCCGAACAAGACGATGAGGACAGTCGGCAACAGTGGCAAAGATCTTGCCAACAACAGCAGCCCTTTACCCTTCATCTTAATTTGGTGCGACGATGCGGTACGGTTAGCCGAGTGCTAGTGATGGGGGAGCCGCTACAAGATGAGCAATCCCCGCAGATCGGCTGGGTGGGGACGATGCAGTCAGTAGAAGCGGTAGCAACGGTTCCCCCTGAGTTGGATTATGGTCAGCAATTTTTGGCAGCCGTTTTAGATAATCTTTCCAATGGCATTGTGGCCTGTGATTCCCAAGGCGTCTTGACCCTAACCAACCGTGCCACCCAAGAAATCCATCAAAGACCCTTTCGTCGAATGCCGGCAGAACAATGGGCAGATTACTATCATTTGTATCGAACGGACGGCATTACCCCCCTCGAACGGGATGCGAACCCTTTGTATCAAGCGCTGTTAGGGGAGTCGGTGCAAAATGTCGAGGTTGTGATCAAGCCTGAAGACGGACCACCCCATACGGTGTTGGCGAGTGGAGATCCCATCGTGGCCCAAGATGGTCAGACTTTGGGAGCCGTGGTTGTTCTCCAGGATATAACTGAACGCAAACAAGCTGAGCGGGAATTACAAGAAAGCGAAGAGCGCTGGCAATTGGCGTTGCAAGGGGCTGGAGACGGTATTTTTGACTGGAGTCTCATCACCAATAAAGCGTTTCTCTCCCTGCCCTGGAAGCAGACCTTAGGTTACGAAGAACATGAGGTGGAGAACAGCTTTGAAGGCTGGCGATCCTTGGTGCACCCAGATGATTTAGAGCATGCAGCGGCGGCTTTAGAAGCCCATTTTAAGCAAAAGGAGCATCTGTATCGATCTGAATTTCGGATGCGATGTAAGGATGGCAGCTATAAGTGGATTTTGTCTCGGGCGCAAACCCAACGGGATAAGAATGGACAACCTATTCGCATGTTGGGGTTGCACCAGGATATTACCCGTCAAAAGCAGGCAGAACAAAAGCTCGCCGAAATAAACCAAGCGTTAGAATCTCGTGTCAACACCCAAGACTCCCAGTTGACAGCAGCCAATCACCAGAACGAAGCGTTAGTGGTCCAAGAACAGACGGCTCGCCAGCAGGTCAAGGATGCCCAAGCAGAAACTGAACTCTACGAAAAAATTATCAAAAGTATTCAAGTCGGTTTCCTCGTTTGGCATTCTCAAAATTTAACCTCCATCGACGCCTTTGAGCTGCTTGTGGCTAATCCAGCAGCAGAGCGGTTGTTAGAGGTGGAACTCCAGGACAAAATCGGTGATTCAATGGGTTCCATTTTTCCAGATTATGTCCAAAATCATCCCAATGACCTCTTAGCACTCTTGCAAGTGATGCGGAGTCAGCAACCCCGCACCTTGGGCAATGCCAGTATTTTGCTACCGACAGGGGCAACACGAGTTCTGTGCTTGCGGGCCTTTCCCTTGCCAGATGCTTGTGTCGGCATTGCATTTGAACCCACAGCCGATTCCTGGGTGGAGGGGTGA